In one window of Cumulibacter manganitolerans DNA:
- a CDS encoding DUF3099 domain-containing protein: MHKRNRPHLVTGAAISREDEHRARQRRYALTMSLRVVLLIAAALIARHSMVLAIVVGVLSAVLPWIAVVMANDRPPKNSRRARRVTPGRGAERALTAGDGTTPDRRVISADQVIIDENGATLRPKERGDHEQQ, translated from the coding sequence ATGCACAAACGCAATCGGCCGCACCTGGTCACAGGTGCCGCCATCAGCCGTGAGGATGAGCACAGGGCCCGCCAGCGCAGGTACGCGCTGACCATGAGCCTGCGCGTGGTCCTGCTGATCGCCGCCGCGCTCATCGCGCGGCACAGCATGGTGCTGGCGATCGTCGTCGGCGTGCTCAGCGCGGTACTACCCTGGATCGCGGTGGTGATGGCCAACGACCGTCCGCCGAAGAACTCGCGTCGGGCGCGGAGGGTGACTCCGGGCCGGGGCGCCGAACGGGCGCTGACGGCGGGGGACGGCACGACGCCCGACCGACGGGTGATCAGCGCCGACCAGGTGATCATCGACGAGAACGGCGCGACCCTGCGCCCGAAGGAAAGAGGAGACCATGAGCAGCAGTGA
- a CDS encoding DUF3039 domain-containing protein, which translates to MSSSDLLERPELKDADTSKDDEVFHYVRKNQIAESAVMGNMVVALCGETFPVTKTPKPGSPVCKECKEIYANLPKGKD; encoded by the coding sequence ATGAGCAGCAGTGACCTTCTCGAGCGCCCGGAGCTCAAGGACGCCGACACGTCGAAGGACGACGAGGTCTTCCATTACGTCCGCAAGAACCAGATCGCCGAGAGCGCCGTCATGGGCAACATGGTCGTCGCGCTCTGCGGCGAGACGTTCCCCGTCACGAAGACTCCGAAGCCCGGATCCCCGGTGTGCAAGGAATGCAAGGAGATCTACGCCAACCTGCCCAAGGGCAAGGACTAG
- a CDS encoding methyltransferase → MESPQILDVPEPGGRAVRADLGRRLGAYLSAATTDPQLMLPLWTAFSRGEAVAVDRLAAATSAGWVDDALSSGLLVAVDVADGAPWARAVLCVVPVALAGELVWVASDFPWYADEPMAVDGPGAATGTLRALVPHRTYGRILDLGSGSGALGASLAAPGAAFDAVDLNPRAVALTELTAALNGGTAHATVGDLAQSVGVGRYDLVVCNPPFVLGRPRERTMFRDAEDEHAYAGLAHDIAPLLAESGIGCYLTNWVYGPELPDPLDELAGDLGEVVSCDVLVLERAVVTVPEYVRLWTDDEDLAAGWAAGLAARGVTHVGTGAVVVSRTADPDGPGPVALARPYDTPLEELAALVEDWIADPQAARGAPL, encoded by the coding sequence ATGGAGAGCCCGCAGATCCTCGACGTACCCGAGCCCGGCGGGCGGGCCGTCCGCGCCGATCTCGGTCGCCGGCTGGGGGCGTACCTGTCCGCCGCGACCACCGATCCGCAGCTGATGCTGCCGCTGTGGACGGCGTTCTCCCGAGGAGAGGCGGTCGCGGTCGACCGGCTCGCCGCGGCCACCTCGGCGGGCTGGGTGGACGATGCGCTGTCGAGCGGGCTGCTGGTCGCGGTGGACGTCGCAGACGGCGCACCCTGGGCCCGTGCCGTGCTGTGCGTCGTCCCGGTGGCGCTCGCCGGGGAGCTCGTGTGGGTCGCCAGCGACTTCCCCTGGTACGCCGACGAGCCGATGGCTGTCGACGGGCCCGGCGCGGCGACCGGCACCCTCCGCGCGCTGGTGCCGCACCGCACCTACGGCCGCATCCTCGACCTCGGCAGCGGCTCCGGGGCGCTCGGGGCGTCGCTCGCGGCCCCCGGTGCGGCGTTCGACGCCGTCGACCTCAACCCGCGCGCCGTCGCGCTGACGGAACTCACGGCCGCGCTCAACGGCGGCACCGCGCACGCGACGGTCGGCGACCTCGCTCAATCCGTCGGCGTCGGCCGCTACGACCTGGTCGTGTGCAACCCGCCGTTCGTGCTGGGCCGACCGCGCGAGCGGACCATGTTCCGCGACGCCGAGGACGAGCACGCCTACGCCGGGCTGGCCCACGACATCGCGCCGCTGCTGGCCGAGAGCGGGATCGGCTGCTACCTGACGAACTGGGTCTACGGTCCGGAGCTGCCCGACCCGCTGGACGAGCTGGCCGGCGACCTCGGCGAGGTGGTCTCCTGCGACGTGCTCGTCCTGGAGCGCGCCGTCGTCACCGTGCCGGAGTACGTGCGGCTGTGGACCGACGACGAGGACCTCGCCGCCGGGTGGGCCGCGGGGCTCGCGGCGCGCGGCGTGACCCACGTCGGCACGGGGGCCGTCGTCGTCAGCCGGACCGCCGACCCGGACGGCCCGGGGCCGGTGGCGCTCGCCCGCCCGTACGACACGCCGCTGGAGGAGCTGGCCGCGCTCGTGGAGGACTGGATCGCGGACCCGCAGGCCGCCCGCGGCGCGCCGTTGTGA